AGCAAAAATACGGCTACGCTGATATCAAGCCTTACCCTTATTGTATTTATGCTGGTGCAACCACTGTATGGGTGGGTATCCGACAAGATAGGCCGCAAGCCTATGCTAAAAGCATTTGGTATATTGGGCACTATTACCACCCTACCTATTTTACTGTTTTTAAGCCATACCAACAACTTTTGGACAGCTTTTGGGCTTATTATGCTGGCACTGCTGGTGGTAAGTAATTACACCGCCATTAACGCGGTGGTAAAAGCCGAACTTTTCCCGGCGCATGTGCGTGCATTGGGTGTGGGTTTCCCTTATGCCATTGCGGTATCTATATTTGGCGGCTCGGCAGAGTATATTGCCCTATCCTTTAAACAGCACGGGCACGAAGAATGGTTTTACTGGTATGTTACCGCCTGTATAGCTGTATCGCTTATTATTTACATGACCATGAACGATACGCAAAAGCACTCGAAGATAGAGGAAGCCTCACCCCAGCCCTCTCCAAAGGAGAGGGAGATAAAAGAAAAATAGCCTTTTTAAGTCCTCTCCTGAAGAGGATTTAGGTGAGTCCCTTACTTAGATACCAGCCCCGATATCACATTGATGCTTAACGCTACAATTGCTGTATTAAAGGCGAAAGCGATAAGCCCATGGGCCCATGCCAGGCGGCGGATATGTTTAGAGGATATCTCCACATCTGATACCTGGAAGGTCATCCCTACCACGAAAGAAAAGTAGACGAAATCCATATAATCGGGTTCCTTTTCATTACCCGGAAACTCCAGGCCGCCCAGTGGTGTTTTTTTACCTTTATCCATGGTATAAAATAAGTGGGCATAGCGCATGGTAAATACCGTATGCACCAACCACCACGATACCACTACTGCCGACATAGCTAAAATAACATAGGTACCTACGGTAGCGTCATCCTGACCTTTACT
This portion of the Inquilinus sp. KBS0705 genome encodes:
- a CDS encoding DUF1345 domain-containing protein; its protein translation is MPLVKPKKYLILRLDANYRLLVSFLVGVAAFFMVRHIPSVPEVTLIVWIAVALSIIILDWITIIWAHPKEIREVASLEDSSRYMIFLFVMVASLVSLLAIVLLLKSSKGQDDATVGTYVILAMSAVVVSWWLVHTVFTMRYAHLFYTMDKGKKTPLGGLEFPGNEKEPDYMDFVYFSFVVGMTFQVSDVEISSKHIRRLAWAHGLIAFAFNTAIVALSINVISGLVSK